A genomic region of Candidatus Aramenus sp. CH1 contains the following coding sequences:
- a CDS encoding antibiotic biosynthesis monooxygenase → MINVGFYYKVRKGHEKEFEEKFSEVLKLLKGSESGLLDAKLYKAVDDPSEYLIYTVWKDLDSFRKFTTSNAYRSTVEYGKTILEGRPSHKVLQELNS, encoded by the coding sequence ATGATCAACGTCGGTTTTTACTACAAGGTCAGAAAGGGGCACGAGAAGGAGTTCGAGGAGAAGTTCTCGGAAGTACTTAAGCTACTAAAGGGCAGCGAATCTGGGCTACTGGACGCAAAGCTGTACAAGGCAGTGGACGACCCGTCAGAGTACTTGATATATACCGTGTGGAAAGACCTAGACTCCTTCAGGAAGTTCACTACTAGCAACGCCTATAGGAGCACCGTGGAATACGGTAAGACGATATTAGAGGGCAGACCTTCCCACAAGGTACTGCAGGAGCTCAACTCGTAA